In Bacteroidota bacterium, a single window of DNA contains:
- a CDS encoding AtpZ/AtpI family protein: MTDDLKSRAEREMAEQQKAMREMGPYMTMGIQLVLTILAFFGLGYWLDSTHHSGSLWRVVCTGFGAFAGLTYFVLTVLRLSKNDETKGG, from the coding sequence ATGACCGATGACCTGAAATCACGCGCCGAGCGCGAAATGGCAGAGCAGCAGAAGGCGATGCGCGAGATGGGTCCCTATATGACGATGGGGATCCAGCTCGTGCTGACAATCCTGGCATTTTTCGGACTCGGGTATTGGCTGGACAGCACTCATCATTCTGGATCGCTTTGGCGGGTTGTCTGCACCGGATTTGGGGCATTTGCAGGCCTGACGTACTTCGTCCTAACAGTGCTTCGGTTGTCGAAAAATGATGAAACGAAAGGCGGCTGA